In one Nicotiana tomentosiformis chromosome 6, ASM39032v3, whole genome shotgun sequence genomic region, the following are encoded:
- the LOC138894284 gene encoding uncharacterized protein: MIKIKWEKPPTGTVKLNIDGAFSKITLEAGLGGVFRNSNEYWTVGFHKSGHAASAMQAELMALHECLKIAKEMKFLKIEIETDSTEIINLLYKNNQILSNIIFECRLLKHQLKLPTLRHNFREGNVVAHLLAKEAVKNFIPT, from the coding sequence ATGATTAAGATCAAGTGGGAAAAACCTCCGACCGGAACTGTTAAGTTAAACATTGATGGAGCCTTTTCAAAAATCACTTTAGAAGCTGGACTAGGTGGGGTATTTAGAAACAGCAATGAATATTGGACTGTCGGTTTTCATAAATCAGGTCATGCGGCATCAGCCATGCAAGCTGAGTTAATGGCTCTGCATGAGTGTTTAAAGATTGCAAAGGAAATGAAGTTCCTCAAAATAGAGATAGAAACAGACTCAACGGAGATTATCAATCTCCTTTATAAAAACAACCAAATCCTTTCTAACATTATATTTGAATGCAGGTTGTTAAAGCACCAGTTGAAGCTCCCAACTCTGAGACATAACTTCAGAGAAGGAAATGTAGTCGCGCACCTCCTGGCGAAGGAAGCAGTGAAAAACTTTATCCCTACTTAA